A window of Solanum stenotomum isolate F172 chromosome 3, ASM1918654v1, whole genome shotgun sequence contains these coding sequences:
- the LOC125857534 gene encoding uncharacterized protein LOC125857534, which translates to MAKRLARGGRRDEVPSRSILTRAVDSVFDFVRLAEFEILFVFFFVVAYVIFKDLTSRPEYNEMLVKKPDWWPY; encoded by the exons ATGGCGAAGAGGTTAGCTAGAGGTGGAAGAAGGGACGAGGTACCGTCGCGGTCGATTTTGACTCGAGCTGTGGACTCAGTATTTGATTTTGTCCGATTGGCAGAGTTCGAGATCCTCTTCgtcttcttttttgttgtagCATATGTCATTTTCAAGGATCTG ACTTCAAGGCCGGAGTATAATGAGATGTTGGTGAAGAAGCCAGATTGGTGGCCTTATTAG